One Bremerella sp. JC817 genomic window carries:
- a CDS encoding type I restriction enzyme endonuclease domain-containing protein: MTIDWQHRENARAKIRILVRRVLRKHGYPPDLEA, from the coding sequence GTGACGATCGACTGGCAGCACCGCGAAAACGCCCGAGCCAAGATCCGCATCCTCGTCCGCCGAGTCCTCCGAAAGCACGGCTATCCGCCTGATTTGGAAGCGTAA